GACGCTGTTTCGGGATGCAGGTCGAAACAGCCGCTGGCAACGCGGTACTGCCTGATACCGGGCAGCCGCGCGCCATCGACGAGGACCTCGGCGCTTTGCAGGTGATCGTTGTTGAGGGCGGCCCGCTCGCGCACGTCCGTGCAGGCCTTCATGGGAAGGACCTGGCCGTTCTCGACGTAGCGGCTGGCGTGGTACATGTTGATGATCGGTAGCAACAGGTACTTGCCTTCGGGCACCTCGCAGCGGCGATTGACCGGTGCTCCACCGGCCGTGCCCGCCAGGAACCAGACCGATCCTCGTTGCCCTTCGCCGCAGAAGCGCCCGTCGGGATCCAGATAGGGCTGCACCGGCACCGTGAGTGCCCATTGCCACCAGGCGGCCGTCAGCTGCGCATAGCGCAGTCCATCGACCTGGGCGTCGGCAGGCAGCGGCGCCGGCGTACCGGCAAGGGCTGGCGCAAGAGCAAGCAGTCCCAGCCACAGCCCGCACCAGCGCCGGAACGTCGTCATTCCCTGACCATCCTGTTTCCGTGAGTATCGAGCCAACCTTACCGCGTCACGCATGCGGTCGTCTGGCGGAGGCGAGATTGCCCGCCTCTGCCGCCGGCGCGATCAGCCCGCCTGCTGCGCCAGGCGCTGACGCCGGCGCGCCAGCTTCTTCTCGCGGCGGCGCGCGCGCCAGCTGCGCCAGTGCTGCTGCAGGCAGGAGAAGATCACGTACAGCGCCGGCGTGCTCAGCAGGGTCAGGCTCTGCGAGAACAGCAGGCCGCCGATCATCGCGATGCCCAGCGGCCGGCGCAGTTCGGAGCCCTCGCCCAGGCCGACGGCGATCGGCACCGCGGCCAGCAGCGCGACCATGGTGGTCATCATGATCGGGCGGAAGCGCACGATCGAAGCCTCGCGCGCGGCCTGCAGCGGGGTCAGGCCATGCTCGCGCTGGGCCACCAGCGCGAAGTCGATCATCATGATCGCGTTCTTCTTGACGATACCGATCAGCAGCACCAGCGCGATCATCGAGATCACCGACAGCTCGGTGTTGGTCAGCACCAGCGCCAGCAGCGCGCCCACGCCGGCGGCCGGCAGCGTGGACAGGATGGTCACCGGGTGGACCAGGTTCTCGTACAGCATGCCCAGCACGATGTAGACCGTCAGGATGGCGGCGAACACCAGCAGCAGCATCGAATTGGGCTGCATGGCCATCTGCCAACCGCTGTCCTCGGCGATCTTGATGTCGCCGGGCATGCGCATGCCCTCCACCACTGACTTGAAGATGGCGTCGGCCTCACCGCTGCTCACGCCCGGGGCGAGGTTGTAGCTGAGGTCCATCACCGTGTACTGGTTCAGATGGGTGATCTGCGCCGGGGCCAGGCCGTCGACCTGCGTGGCCACCGCGCTCAGCGGCACCATCTCGCCGTTGCGGGCCTTGAGCTTGACCGTGTCCAGCTGGGCCGGGGTGTCGGTCTGGTTGGGCAGCGCGTTGACCACCACCGAGTACTGGTTGAGCTCGGAATAGATGGTCGAGACCGAGCGCTGGCCGAAGGCGCCATACAACGCGCCGTCGATGGCGCCGATGCTGATGCCCAGGCGCGCGGCCTTGGCGCGGTCGATCACGATGTTCTGGCGCAGCCCGCCCTCGTCCACGTCGCTGGAGACGTCGCGGAACTTGGGGTTCTTCTTCAGCTCGGCCACCACCCTGGGCAGCCACAGCGCCAGCTCGGCCTGGTCGTTGCCCTGCAGCGACTTCTGGTATTGCGCGCCCTGGTTGCCGGTGCCGCCACCGTCGCTGGGCAGGTCCTGCACCGCGCGCAGGCGCAGGTCCAGGTCGGGGTACTTGTCGGCCTTCAGGCTCAGGCGCGCGAGCACCTGGGCCGTGGTGTCGCGGCGGCCTTCGGCGCGGGTCTTGAGCTCGATGTTGAACGTGGCGCGCTGGCCCGACCAGCCGCTACCCAGGCGCACGCCGACGATCTTCACCGCCGGGTCGTCCATCAGCATGTCGGTGATGCGCGCCTGGCGTTCCTGCATGTCGGCGAAGGAGACCGTGGCGCTGGAACTGGCGCGGCCCCAGATCAGGCCCGTGTCCTGCGGCGGGAAGCTGCCGGACTTGACCTTGCCGAACAGGAAGATCGTCAGGGCGATCAGGATCAACGGCGTCAGCGCCAGCAGCAGCGCATGGCGCAGGCTGAAATCCAGGCACTTGACGTAGATGCGCAGCATCAGCGCATGCCCGGCCTCGATGGTGCGGCCCAGCCGCGAGGGCTTCTCCTCCACCGGATGGGCCGACAGGAAGCGGCTGCACAGGGTCGGGGTCAGGGTCAGCGAGACGATCGCCGACACGGCGATGGCCGCCACCAGGGTGACGGTGAACTCGCGGAAGAACGCGCCCATCATCCCCGGGGCGAACATCACCGGGATGAACACCGCGATCAGCGAGGCGGTGATCGACACGATGGTGAAGCCGATCTCGCGCGCGCCGGCGACCGCCGCCTCCATGCGCGACATGCCGGCGTCGAGGTGGCGCATGATGTTCTCGATCACCACGATCGCATCGTCGACGACGAAGCCGATGGCGATCACCAGGGCCAGCAGGCTGAGGTTGTTGAGCGTATAGCCCAGCACGTACATCACCACCGCCGCGCCGGCCAGCGACAGCGGCACGGTGATGGTGGCAATCAGCGTCGGCGCCAGGCGGCGCATGAACAGCGCCATGACCAGCACCACCATCGCCAGGCTGATCAGCAGGGTGATCTCCACCTCGTGCAGCGAGGAACGGATGGTCGGCGTGCGATCGTAGTACGGGGTCAGCGTGGTACCGGGCGGCAGGTACTCGCGCAGCAGCGGGATCTGCGCGCGGATCCGGTCCACGGTCTCGACCGTGTTGGCGCCGCTGCGGATCTGCGCATACATCACCACCGCCGGCTGCTTGTTGAACCAGGCCGCCTGGTAGGCGTCCTGCTGGCCGTCGTAGACGCGCGCCACGTCCTTGAGCCGCACGATCACGCCGTTCTGGTTGGCGATGGCCAGGTTGGCGAAGTCGGCGGCCTTGCGCACCGAATCGTTGACGATGATCGCCACGGTCTGCCTGCCGTCCGACAGAAAGCCGGTCGGCGAGACCACATTGGCCGCGCGCATCGCATTGCGCAGGCTGTCCGGGGTCAGCCCCAGCGCGTTGAGCGCGCGCAGGTTGACGTCCACGCGCACCGCCGGCGTGGACGCGCCGGCGATGTCCACCGAGGCCACGCCGGTGATCTGGCGCAGGCGCTGGGCCAGCAGCGAATCGGCCAGGTTGTACAGCTCGGCCGTGGACTGGGTCTTGGACACCAGCGCGATGGCGATCAGCGGATCGTTGTTGGGATTGGCCTTCTGGTAGCCGGGCGTGCCCATGCCAGAGGGCAGGTCCGCGCTGGCCGCGCTGAGCGCGGCGGCCACGTCCTGCGCCGCCGAATCGACGTCGCGGCTGGCGTTGAAGCTCAGGAAGATGTTCGAGCGCCCTTCCGAGCTGTTCGAACGCATCGTGTCCACCCCGGGCACCTGGCCCAGGCGCCGCTCCAGCGGCGCGGTCACGGTGGAGGCCATCGTGCTGGCGTCGGCGCCGGACTGGCTGGCGCCGACGAACACCACCGGGATGCTCAGGGACGGCAGCGCCGCCACGCCCAGCCGCAGGTAGCACATCAGGCCGATGACGAACACGCCCGCCGCCAGCAGCGAGGTGCCGATCGGGCGGCGGATGAAGATGGAGGAGAGGCTGACGCGACGGGCCATGGGCGCGTTACTCGACGGACGATCGCCTGGCGGCGAGCGTCAGCCGGCCTCCGGCGCCGGGGCGCCATGGCGCGCGGCGCGCGCATCGCGCCAGCGCTGGACGCGCTCGGAGGC
The window above is part of the Pseudoxanthomonas sp. X-1 genome. Proteins encoded here:
- a CDS encoding efflux RND transporter permease subunit, producing the protein MARRVSLSSIFIRRPIGTSLLAAGVFVIGLMCYLRLGVAALPSLSIPVVFVGASQSGADASTMASTVTAPLERRLGQVPGVDTMRSNSSEGRSNIFLSFNASRDVDSAAQDVAAALSAASADLPSGMGTPGYQKANPNNDPLIAIALVSKTQSTAELYNLADSLLAQRLRQITGVASVDIAGASTPAVRVDVNLRALNALGLTPDSLRNAMRAANVVSPTGFLSDGRQTVAIIVNDSVRKAADFANLAIANQNGVIVRLKDVARVYDGQQDAYQAAWFNKQPAVVMYAQIRSGANTVETVDRIRAQIPLLREYLPPGTTLTPYYDRTPTIRSSLHEVEITLLISLAMVVLVMALFMRRLAPTLIATITVPLSLAGAAVVMYVLGYTLNNLSLLALVIAIGFVVDDAIVVIENIMRHLDAGMSRMEAAVAGAREIGFTIVSITASLIAVFIPVMFAPGMMGAFFREFTVTLVAAIAVSAIVSLTLTPTLCSRFLSAHPVEEKPSRLGRTIEAGHALMLRIYVKCLDFSLRHALLLALTPLILIALTIFLFGKVKSGSFPPQDTGLIWGRASSSATVSFADMQERQARITDMLMDDPAVKIVGVRLGSGWSGQRATFNIELKTRAEGRRDTTAQVLARLSLKADKYPDLDLRLRAVQDLPSDGGGTGNQGAQYQKSLQGNDQAELALWLPRVVAELKKNPKFRDVSSDVDEGGLRQNIVIDRAKAARLGISIGAIDGALYGAFGQRSVSTIYSELNQYSVVVNALPNQTDTPAQLDTVKLKARNGEMVPLSAVATQVDGLAPAQITHLNQYTVMDLSYNLAPGVSSGEADAIFKSVVEGMRMPGDIKIAEDSGWQMAMQPNSMLLLVFAAILTVYIVLGMLYENLVHPVTILSTLPAAGVGALLALVLTNTELSVISMIALVLLIGIVKKNAIMMIDFALVAQREHGLTPLQAAREASIVRFRPIMMTTMVALLAAVPIAVGLGEGSELRRPLGIAMIGGLLFSQSLTLLSTPALYVIFSCLQQHWRSWRARRREKKLARRRQRLAQQAG